From Flavobacterium sp. 102, a single genomic window includes:
- the yaaA gene encoding peroxide stress protein YaaA — protein sequence MKIVISPAKSLNFEKEIPAVASTQPLFLKQAETIQKTLKKKKPKQLMELMDISDKLADLNWQRNQEWHTPFTTENARPAIFTFDGDVYIGLDIYTLPEEKLAVLQDKLRILSGLYGLLKPLDLMQAYRLEMGTSMAIGKSKNLYEFWKKTITKALNDELQKDELFINLASNEYFSAVDTKTLKVPVITPEFKDYKDGKLKMISFFAKKARGMMVRYIIDTNAETIDDLKGFNYEGYAFDANLSKGNTLVFTR from the coding sequence ATGAAGATTGTTATATCGCCCGCCAAGTCACTTAATTTTGAGAAAGAAATTCCCGCTGTTGCCAGTACGCAACCTTTGTTTTTGAAACAAGCCGAAACGATTCAGAAAACGTTGAAGAAGAAAAAGCCCAAGCAGCTGATGGAACTTATGGACATTTCGGATAAGTTGGCAGACCTCAATTGGCAACGCAATCAAGAATGGCATACGCCGTTTACTACTGAGAATGCCAGACCGGCCATTTTTACTTTTGATGGTGATGTATATATTGGTTTGGACATTTATACTTTGCCCGAAGAGAAGTTAGCGGTGTTACAAGACAAGCTCCGCATTTTATCAGGGTTGTATGGCTTGCTCAAACCGTTAGATTTAATGCAGGCGTACCGACTGGAAATGGGAACGTCTATGGCGATTGGTAAAAGCAAAAACCTTTATGAGTTCTGGAAAAAAACCATTACCAAAGCCTTGAATGACGAATTGCAAAAAGACGAACTGTTTATCAACTTGGCGAGTAATGAATACTTTAGCGCGGTGGATACTAAGACGTTGAAAGTGCCGGTTATTACGCCGGAATTCAAAGACTATAAAGACGGCAAACTCAAGATGATTAGTTTTTTTGCCAAAAAAGCGAGAGGCATGATGGTGCGTTATATTATAGACACTAACGCGGAAACTATTGATGATTTAAAAGGATTTAACTACGAAGGCTATGCCTTTGATGCTAATTTGAGTAAAGGGAATACGTTGGTTTTTACACGATAA
- a CDS encoding META domain-containing protein yields the protein MTKKAVLLCTLFSILFSACCATKTNDVKTTTGKTAFYDDAWELEYISGTRIAFEGLYPEKKPYIMFKDISNEFSGNTSCNGYSGKYTKKENSIQFGDAIKTMIFCEGGGEEAFLKMLGKVNKFAIDSDNKLLLLMDDVPMMRFKKIAKPQQ from the coding sequence ATGACTAAAAAAGCAGTCTTATTGTGTACCTTATTTTCGATATTGTTTTCAGCTTGTTGCGCTACTAAAACCAACGACGTCAAAACAACCACCGGCAAAACTGCATTTTATGACGATGCCTGGGAACTCGAATACATTTCGGGAACACGCATTGCGTTTGAAGGTTTGTATCCGGAAAAGAAGCCTTATATCATGTTCAAAGATATATCCAATGAATTCAGCGGCAACACCAGTTGCAATGGCTATAGCGGCAAATACACTAAGAAAGAAAATAGCATCCAATTTGGTGATGCCATCAAAACCATGATCTTCTGCGAAGGCGGTGGCGAAGAAGCTTTTCTTAAAATGCTGGGAAAAGTAAACAAATTTGCCATTGACAGCGACAATAAATTACTGTTACTGATGGATGATGTTCCGATGATGCGTTTTAAAAAGATTGCTAAACCTCAACAATAA
- a CDS encoding Pr6Pr family membrane protein, with protein sequence MSDSLKDKAIFIGAALGWFAVIMQFVLMMQNRVESLTETTIRFFSFFTILTNSLVALYFSVLWYKKPTSLLARFVKPGFLTAITLYITIVSVVYQFVLRGIWEPTGMQRLVDEMLHTIIPIYVVVFWFIYENKMSVAWKSIPSWLLYPFSYLVFILFRGYLSGFYPYPFVNVTELGLEKVLVNSGALVFAFLVLAFVFVGIGKSMKFKTPNNTTPDS encoded by the coding sequence ATGTCCGATTCTCTAAAAGATAAAGCTATTTTTATAGGTGCCGCTTTAGGTTGGTTTGCAGTTATCATGCAGTTTGTCTTGATGATGCAAAACAGAGTCGAATCATTAACCGAAACCACGATACGGTTTTTTAGTTTCTTTACCATACTAACCAATAGTTTGGTGGCTTTATACTTTTCGGTGCTGTGGTACAAAAAGCCAACTTCACTCCTCGCCCGATTTGTAAAACCCGGCTTTCTTACTGCTATAACGCTCTACATTACGATTGTCAGCGTGGTATATCAATTTGTATTGCGCGGTATTTGGGAACCCACAGGCATGCAAAGACTGGTAGATGAAATGCTTCACACCATCATTCCGATTTACGTCGTGGTGTTTTGGTTTATCTATGAAAACAAAATGAGCGTTGCTTGGAAATCAATTCCAAGTTGGTTGCTTTATCCCTTTTCATACTTAGTCTTTATTCTTTTCAGAGGATATCTTTCAGGGTTTTATCCTTATCCGTTTGTCAATGTCACCGAATTGGGTTTAGAGAAAGTCCTAGTCAATAGTGGAGCTTTGGTCTTTGCCTTTTTGGTATTGGCTTTTGTTTTTGTCGGGATTGGAAAGTCGATGAAGTTTAAAACGCCCAATAATACAACTCCGGATTCTTAA
- a CDS encoding hemolysin III family protein, which produces MKHRNQTRKEELANAISHGLGVLFCIIAMPIVLAITYDSNDLSTFYSVAAFAIGMFLVYSCSTFYHFVQKEKSKNLLKIADHISIYFLIAGTYTPLMIKYLPSETAFIFLTTMWTVVFLGMFFKIFFINRFEWLSVVLYLIMGWMIVFVIKPLIDTVPLEVFWWILSGGLSYTIGVYFYVKSYKLYFHTIWHGFVLLGTILHFIAIYKSL; this is translated from the coding sequence ATGAAACACCGTAATCAAACCCGCAAAGAAGAATTGGCCAACGCCATTTCGCATGGTTTGGGTGTGCTGTTTTGTATTATCGCCATGCCGATTGTTTTGGCTATTACTTATGACAGTAACGATTTAAGCACTTTCTATTCGGTGGCGGCTTTTGCCATCGGGATGTTTTTAGTGTATAGTTGTTCTACTTTTTATCATTTTGTTCAAAAAGAGAAGTCGAAAAACTTACTTAAAATAGCCGATCACATCAGTATTTATTTTCTCATTGCCGGCACTTATACGCCATTGATGATAAAATACCTGCCTTCAGAAACAGCTTTTATCTTTCTTACCACGATGTGGACAGTGGTTTTCTTGGGCATGTTTTTCAAAATCTTTTTCATCAACAGGTTTGAATGGTTGTCAGTTGTTCTTTATTTGATAATGGGCTGGATGATTGTTTTTGTGATAAAGCCTTTAATCGACACCGTTCCGTTGGAAGTCTTTTGGTGGATATTGTCCGGTGGATTGAGTTATACTATTGGCGTTTATTTTTATGTCAAAAGTTATAAACTGTATTTTCATACTATTTGGCACGGCTTTGTTTTATTGGGAACAATACTTCATTTTATAGCGATATATAAAAGCCTTTAA
- a CDS encoding sulfite exporter TauE/SafE family protein produces the protein MEIFIICVVAFIAAILTFFSGFGLGTILTPVFMIFFPVNIAIGLTGVVHFFNNVFKLILVGKKADKNVVLRFGIPAIIAAALGSWLLSNISDIAPLFTYSLFNRTFEVFPVKFILAVLLIIFACLDLIPYFSKLEFGKEKLPLGGLLSGFFGGLTGVQGALRSAFLIKAGLSKESFIATTVVVSTFVDVTRLSVYTTRFDKAELTDNMTLVICATLSAIVGAYIGNKLLKKVTLHFVKITVAILLILLSIGLGSGLL, from the coding sequence ATGGAAATCTTTATCATTTGTGTTGTTGCGTTTATTGCTGCTATTCTGACCTTCTTTTCCGGATTTGGATTGGGAACCATCTTAACGCCTGTATTCATGATTTTCTTCCCGGTTAATATTGCCATCGGATTAACAGGCGTAGTTCATTTTTTTAATAATGTCTTCAAATTGATTTTAGTTGGCAAAAAAGCCGACAAAAATGTTGTTTTGCGTTTTGGAATTCCTGCAATAATAGCGGCGGCTTTAGGTTCGTGGTTGTTGTCAAACATTTCAGATATAGCACCACTTTTTACCTATAGTCTTTTTAACAGAACCTTTGAAGTCTTTCCGGTGAAGTTCATCTTGGCAGTGTTGTTAATCATTTTTGCTTGTCTTGACCTTATACCCTATTTCAGCAAATTGGAATTTGGCAAAGAAAAGTTACCGCTTGGTGGCCTCTTAAGTGGTTTCTTTGGCGGATTGACTGGGGTTCAAGGTGCATTGCGCAGTGCTTTTCTTATCAAAGCCGGATTGTCTAAAGAATCTTTTATCGCTACGACTGTTGTGGTTTCTACTTTTGTTGACGTTACTCGTTTGAGTGTTTACACCACACGATTTGACAAAGCCGAATTAACCGATAACATGACCTTGGTGATTTGTGCGACTCTATCAGCAATTGTTGGTGCTTACATTGGTAACAAATTATTGAAAAAGGTCACCTTGCATTTTGTAAAAATCACAGTAGCCATATTACTAATCCTTCTTTCAATTGGATTAGGTTCAGGATTGTTATAA
- a CDS encoding cupin has product MQTVVHTAKLLRNEKEVPKSIAHIIIEIVEYVPHSIARKTIIENENNSLTAVSFDEGEIFCEKTTEYDTYIQVIDGNADLTMGKKDIKLKLGESIIIPENTLFCFIANEPFKVTITIIKNSI; this is encoded by the coding sequence ATGCAAACCGTTGTTCATACCGCCAAGCTTTTAAGAAATGAAAAAGAAGTTCCTAAATCAATTGCCCATATCATTATTGAAATCGTTGAATATGTTCCGCATAGCATAGCGCGTAAAACCATCATAGAGAATGAAAACAATAGCTTGACTGCGGTTTCATTTGATGAAGGGGAAATATTTTGCGAAAAGACCACGGAATATGATACCTATATACAAGTAATTGATGGCAATGCCGATTTGACTATGGGTAAAAAAGACATAAAACTCAAGTTAGGCGAAAGCATAATAATTCCGGAAAACACCCTGTTCTGTTTTATTGCTAATGAACCTTTTAAAGTGACGATAACCATCATTAAAAACTCCATTTAA
- a CDS encoding DUF1398 domain-containing protein — translation MFTIEQIKVAHSKVKSGADFPNYVQDLIQLGVTHYEAFVIDGHTDYFGKADYKTSSTAKYEALILADENNIDQFTADLKAHQQGKTDYMTFCNDAAKSGVEKWVVCMDKMTCAYYDKAGKEMLVEIIPG, via the coding sequence ATGTTTACTATAGAGCAAATCAAAGTCGCGCATTCCAAAGTAAAATCGGGTGCCGATTTTCCCAATTATGTTCAAGACCTTATTCAATTGGGTGTAACCCATTATGAAGCCTTTGTTATCGACGGACATACCGATTATTTTGGCAAAGCCGATTATAAAACTTCTTCAACGGCAAAGTATGAAGCTTTAATTTTAGCCGATGAAAATAACATCGACCAATTCACAGCCGACTTAAAAGCACACCAACAAGGTAAAACTGATTATATGACTTTTTGCAATGACGCTGCCAAATCCGGTGTTGAAAAATGGGTAGTTTGTATGGACAAAATGACTTGTGCTTATTATGACAAAGCCGGAAAAGAAATGCTGGTGGAAATAATTCCGGGTTAA
- a CDS encoding NAD(P)-dependent alcohol dehydrogenase, with the protein MATTNVKAYGTGASDAPLAEMTIERRDVLAKDIEIEIMYCGVCHSDLHFAKNDWGMTTYPVVPGHEIVGKITRVGSGVTNLKVGDFAAVGCLVDSCRTCSSCEKDLEQYCLNGWTGTYGGFDKHLNQPTHGGYSQKIVVDEHFVLKVPANLDLAAVAPLLCAGITTWSPLRHWNVGKGTKVAVVGLGGLGHMAIKLAKGLGAEVTLFSRTPDKEKDAKDLGADAVIISTDEAQMDSVAGKFDVIIDTVPYVHDVNPYIGTLGISGTLVLVGYLGGLEPILNTVPMIMGRKSVAASLIGGIAETQEMLDFCGKHNIVSEIEIIKMQDINEAYERMLKSDVRYRFVIDMASLKE; encoded by the coding sequence ATGGCAACAACAAATGTAAAAGCTTATGGTACGGGTGCTTCGGATGCTCCTTTGGCCGAAATGACTATCGAACGCAGAGACGTTTTAGCTAAAGATATTGAAATCGAAATTATGTATTGCGGCGTGTGCCATTCTGATTTGCATTTTGCAAAGAACGATTGGGGAATGACTACTTATCCGGTTGTGCCCGGACACGAAATCGTGGGTAAAATAACTCGAGTAGGAAGTGGAGTAACCAACCTTAAAGTAGGCGATTTTGCTGCCGTAGGTTGCTTAGTAGACTCTTGCAGAACTTGTAGTAGTTGCGAAAAAGACTTAGAACAATACTGCTTAAACGGTTGGACAGGAACTTATGGCGGATTTGATAAGCATTTAAATCAACCCACTCATGGTGGTTATTCTCAAAAAATTGTAGTCGATGAACATTTTGTATTAAAAGTGCCGGCTAATTTAGATTTGGCTGCTGTGGCGCCGCTTCTTTGTGCCGGAATTACCACATGGTCACCATTACGCCATTGGAATGTAGGCAAAGGCACTAAAGTTGCCGTAGTAGGTCTTGGCGGATTAGGTCACATGGCTATCAAATTGGCGAAAGGTTTAGGGGCCGAAGTAACCCTTTTCTCCAGAACGCCTGATAAAGAAAAAGATGCTAAAGACTTAGGCGCTGATGCCGTAATCATTTCTACAGATGAAGCTCAAATGGATTCGGTAGCCGGAAAATTTGATGTGATCATTGATACGGTTCCTTATGTACATGACGTGAATCCTTATATCGGGACTTTAGGAATTAGTGGAACGTTGGTTTTGGTCGGTTATTTGGGCGGATTAGAGCCAATTTTGAATACGGTTCCAATGATTATGGGAAGAAAATCAGTTGCCGCTTCTTTAATTGGCGGAATCGCTGAAACACAAGAAATGCTTGATTTTTGTGGTAAGCACAACATTGTTTCGGAAATAGAAATCATCAAAATGCAAGATATTAATGAGGCTTATGAAAGAATGCTAAAAAGCGATGTGCGTTACCGTTTTGTAATTGATATGGCTTCTTTGAAAGAATAG
- a CDS encoding oxygenase MpaB family protein: MELFVEQHSVVRKIWGKSDTILFIFAGAAAEFALNKAVDWLYFTGKLPSDPLGRLFSTVRYAKMIVFSPMVEANKAIDTMRKIHSAVEENRGATIPDWAYRDVLFMLIHYSISAHELLEEKLTDAEKEEVYNVFYRVGLRMGLKELPSNYIEWLPVREAHLIADLQKSEFTADLFKQYKKHLGVMRFKVLIEGQKLVCPDRVKTLLDFSDFSLLTPIVPVYKVSRLMKMDWLLKGILLPADYKDQINELEVYKG, translated from the coding sequence ATGGAATTATTTGTGGAACAACATTCGGTAGTGAGAAAAATTTGGGGAAAGAGTGATACGATACTTTTCATTTTTGCCGGCGCGGCGGCAGAATTTGCTTTGAATAAAGCAGTTGATTGGCTTTATTTTACGGGTAAGTTGCCTTCGGATCCTTTAGGTCGATTGTTTTCTACGGTAAGATATGCCAAAATGATAGTGTTTTCGCCTATGGTCGAAGCGAATAAAGCCATTGATACGATGCGGAAAATACATTCTGCTGTAGAAGAAAATCGTGGTGCTACCATACCTGATTGGGCTTACCGAGATGTATTATTTATGTTGATACATTATTCGATTTCGGCCCACGAGTTGCTCGAAGAAAAGCTAACCGACGCAGAAAAGGAAGAGGTGTATAATGTTTTTTACCGCGTTGGTCTCAGAATGGGATTGAAAGAACTGCCATCGAATTATATCGAATGGCTTCCGGTAAGAGAAGCCCATTTAATCGCTGACTTGCAAAAAAGTGAGTTTACAGCTGATCTTTTTAAACAATATAAAAAACACCTTGGTGTCATGCGTTTTAAAGTGTTGATTGAAGGTCAAAAATTAGTGTGTCCGGATAGAGTCAAAACCTTATTAGACTTTAGTGATTTTTCATTGCTGACGCCTATAGTGCCCGTGTATAAAGTGAGCAGATTGATGAAAATGGATTGGCTACTCAAAGGCATCTTACTTCCAGCTGACTATAAAGACCAAATCAATGAGTTGGAGGTGTACAAAGGTTAA
- a CDS encoding L-serine ammonia-lyase, whose amino-acid sequence MEECISVFDMLKIGVGPSSSHTLGPWRAAERFLNELKEDNQLDKITHVKVDLYGSLSLTGKGHATDYAVMLGLSGQDPEYIPVQNIDSIIQSIAKTHQINLANALVITFNPETDIVFNKNFLPFHANGMTFTATTNDGQEIISTFYSIGGGFVVKEERVNAQKKHQIKCAFPFPIQNAEELLQYTIKENKLISEIVYANEISMRPEAEVHSELMRIWNTMLECMFIGCHSEGILPGGLNVRRRAFDMHQGLIGLSNYNSPQEWLECIRKTEVKFRQILKWVSCFALAVNEVNAALGRVVTAPTNGSAGVIPAVLMYYLVIENHQADEKQIKQFLMVAGEIGSIFKKGSTISAAMGGCQAEIGVSSAMAAGALCEVMGGTPDQVLMAAEIAMEHHLGLTCDPIGGLVQIPCIERNTMGAIKAINAAELAMETDAKNAKVPLDKVIDTMWQTAKDMNSKYKETSEGGLAVAVNMADC is encoded by the coding sequence ATGGAAGAATGCATTTCGGTATTTGATATGCTTAAAATTGGTGTCGGACCATCTAGTTCTCACACACTTGGCCCATGGCGAGCCGCAGAACGTTTTTTAAACGAGTTAAAAGAGGACAATCAATTAGATAAAATCACTCATGTAAAAGTAGATTTATACGGTTCGTTATCCCTAACGGGTAAAGGTCACGCGACTGATTATGCTGTAATGCTCGGATTAAGCGGTCAAGATCCGGAATATATTCCGGTGCAAAATATCGATAGTATCATTCAATCAATTGCTAAAACACACCAAATCAATTTGGCAAACGCTTTAGTAATCACTTTCAACCCTGAAACAGATATTGTTTTCAACAAGAACTTTCTGCCGTTTCATGCCAATGGAATGACTTTTACAGCCACTACCAATGACGGTCAAGAAATCATTTCTACCTTCTACTCTATCGGTGGCGGATTTGTGGTTAAAGAAGAGCGCGTTAATGCCCAAAAGAAACACCAAATCAAGTGTGCGTTTCCCTTTCCAATTCAAAATGCGGAAGAATTATTACAATACACGATAAAAGAAAACAAATTGATTTCCGAGATTGTCTATGCCAATGAAATCTCTATGCGTCCCGAAGCAGAAGTCCATAGCGAACTCATGCGCATTTGGAACACTATGCTCGAATGCATGTTTATTGGTTGTCACTCTGAAGGAATTCTTCCCGGCGGTTTGAACGTACGCCGTCGTGCTTTTGACATGCATCAAGGTTTGATTGGATTATCCAATTACAATTCGCCACAAGAATGGCTTGAATGTATTAGAAAAACCGAAGTAAAATTTCGCCAAATCCTCAAATGGGTAAGTTGTTTTGCTTTAGCAGTCAACGAGGTGAACGCCGCCTTAGGTAGAGTAGTTACAGCACCAACAAACGGTAGCGCAGGAGTTATTCCTGCCGTATTAATGTACTACTTAGTCATCGAAAACCACCAAGCCGACGAAAAGCAAATCAAACAATTTTTAATGGTGGCCGGAGAAATCGGTAGTATCTTCAAAAAAGGTTCAACCATCTCCGCTGCAATGGGAGGTTGTCAAGCCGAAATAGGCGTTTCTTCCGCTATGGCGGCCGGAGCTTTGTGCGAAGTCATGGGCGGAACACCGGATCAAGTTTTAATGGCTGCCGAAATCGCCATGGAACATCACTTGGGCTTAACCTGTGATCCAATTGGCGGATTGGTGCAAATTCCGTGCATCGAAAGAAATACCATGGGTGCTATAAAAGCTATAAACGCTGCAGAATTGGCTATGGAAACTGATGCTAAAAACGCCAAAGTTCCTTTAGACAAAGTAATCGATACGATGTGGCAAACGGCTAAAGACATGAACTCCAAGTACAAAGAAACTTCTGAAGGCGGTTTAGCTGTGGCTGTAAACATGGCAGATTGCTAA
- a CDS encoding response regulator, with product MKLSQSIYYVDPETENALVFKNTFEGLRHSVQNFSDGHELIHNLEFSTQLPDIIFLAYQMPVINGKEVLDIIKESKQWHKIPIVVLSDVFPRKMVRRYIKSGVNLLMKTPRHKNYISDFNQVIHSKFNPPEEFKVNVLSESF from the coding sequence ATGAAGCTATCACAATCAATCTATTATGTTGATCCTGAAACTGAAAATGCCTTAGTATTTAAAAATACTTTTGAAGGCCTTCGTCACAGTGTACAAAACTTTAGTGACGGACATGAACTCATACACAATTTGGAATTTTCAACCCAACTTCCGGATATTATATTTTTGGCCTATCAAATGCCTGTTATTAACGGAAAAGAAGTCCTTGACATTATTAAAGAATCCAAACAATGGCATAAAATTCCAATAGTAGTATTGTCGGACGTTTTTCCCAGAAAAATGGTACGCCGTTATATTAAATCAGGGGTAAACTTACTAATGAAAACACCACGTCACAAAAATTATATTTCCGATTTCAACCAAGTAATTCATTCAAAATTCAATCCTCCCGAAGAATTTAAAGTGAATGTTTTAAGCGAAAGTTTTTAA
- a CDS encoding ATP-binding protein — MKIKTKLNLGVGLLFTLIIILSMLSAYYIFMIKKDTQNILNANYITLEYSRNMLSSLDEIAVDEPKAILLFETNLKKQLTNITEVGEDKVTYNLQKNFLLLEKNRTDEKIKALIRQDIFEIMKLNMNAIKVKSDIAQQTAETANLWIAIVGTFCFLIAFNLLVNLPNNIANPIKELTASIKEIANKNYSERVHFTNHNEFGDLAKSFNTMAEKLEEYSNSNLHKLTFEKKRLETLINNMHDPIIGLDHHGIILFVNDEALKIIGLKQEEVIGQLATTLALKNDLIKSLIVNELESSKAHPMKIFADGKESYFEKETVNITIKPTGEEQLIDIGNVIILRNITIFKELDFAKTNFIATVSHELKTPISSIKMSLQLLENNATGSINDDQKQLIDSIKEDSQRLLKITGELLELSQLETGNIQLSIDKSSPYEIINYAIEAVRVQADQKQIKLLIEAETDLPKVKADSEKTSWVLINFLTNAIRYSSENSTVIVKLKQENNQIIFQVTDKGKGIDKRYQMKVFDKYFQIPGSYKSGTGLGLAISKEFIEAQNGTIGLESQLGLGSTFYFKLNCH, encoded by the coding sequence ATGAAGATTAAAACCAAATTAAATCTCGGTGTCGGATTGTTATTTACCCTAATAATTATCCTTTCCATGTTGAGTGCTTATTATATTTTTATGATTAAGAAAGACACTCAAAACATTCTCAATGCCAACTATATTACTTTGGAATATTCCAGAAATATGCTCTCTTCGTTGGATGAAATAGCTGTTGATGAACCTAAAGCCATTCTTCTTTTTGAAACCAATTTAAAAAAGCAATTAACCAATATTACTGAAGTTGGTGAAGATAAAGTGACCTATAACCTGCAAAAAAACTTTCTTTTATTAGAGAAAAACAGAACAGATGAAAAGATAAAAGCATTGATTCGGCAAGACATCTTTGAGATTATGAAGCTCAATATGAATGCTATAAAAGTCAAAAGTGATATTGCGCAACAAACGGCAGAAACGGCCAATTTATGGATTGCGATTGTCGGGACATTTTGTTTTTTGATAGCCTTTAATTTGTTGGTCAATCTACCCAATAATATTGCCAATCCAATAAAGGAATTGACTGCCAGTATCAAAGAAATTGCCAATAAAAATTATAGTGAGCGAGTGCATTTTACCAATCACAACGAGTTTGGAGATTTGGCGAAATCATTCAATACCATGGCTGAAAAGCTAGAAGAGTACTCGAACAGTAATTTGCACAAATTGACCTTCGAAAAGAAACGATTGGAAACCTTAATTAATAATATGCACGATCCGATAATTGGTTTGGATCATCACGGAATTATTTTGTTTGTAAACGATGAAGCTTTAAAGATTATTGGTTTAAAACAGGAAGAAGTCATTGGACAATTGGCTACAACCTTAGCTTTGAAGAATGATTTGATAAAGTCTTTAATCGTCAATGAATTGGAAAGTTCAAAAGCACATCCAATGAAGATTTTTGCCGATGGGAAAGAGAGTTATTTTGAAAAGGAAACTGTAAATATTACCATAAAACCAACCGGAGAAGAGCAATTAATAGATATTGGAAACGTAATTATATTGCGAAACATTACCATTTTTAAAGAATTAGATTTTGCCAAAACCAATTTTATTGCAACTGTTTCTCATGAGTTGAAAACACCCATTTCTTCCATCAAAATGAGTTTGCAATTACTTGAAAATAATGCTACAGGAAGTATAAATGATGACCAAAAACAATTGATAGACAGTATAAAAGAGGATAGTCAGCGCTTGTTGAAAATAACTGGTGAACTATTAGAATTGTCCCAACTGGAAACAGGAAATATTCAGTTGAGCATCGATAAAAGTAGTCCGTATGAGATTATAAATTATGCTATTGAAGCCGTTCGTGTACAAGCAGACCAAAAGCAAATAAAATTATTGATTGAAGCAGAAACGGACTTACCGAAAGTTAAAGCTGATAGTGAAAAAACGTCTTGGGTTTTGATTAATTTCTTAACGAATGCTATTCGGTATTCTTCCGAAAATAGTACTGTAATTGTAAAATTGAAACAAGAAAACAATCAGATTATATTTCAAGTTACCGACAAAGGAAAAGGAATTGATAAGCGTTACCAAATGAAAGTGTTTGACAAGTATTTTCAAATTCCCGGCAGTTATAAATCGGGAACCGGATTGGGTTTGGCGATTTCCAAAGAATTTATAGAAGCTCAAAACGGAACTATTGGATTGGAAAGCCAACTCGGATTGGGTAGCACTTTTTACTTCAAACTGAATTGTCATTAA
- a CDS encoding sensor protein KdpD, whose amino-acid sequence MEQEKQNNAQHFLDLIQKSRKGKFKVYIGMSAGVGKTFRMLQEAHTLVKNGIDVKIGYIETHFRKETHELLEGLPIIPRRSIFYKGKHLEEMDVQAIINLRPEVVIVDELAHTNIEGSKNEKRWQDVLEILEAGINVISAVNIQHIESLNEDVKRITGVDVQERVPDNVLRQADEVVNIDLTSEDLITRLKEGKIYTQDKIQMALTNFFKADQILQLRELALKEVASQVVRKVENEVPKNVALRHEKVLACISSNDKTAKIVIRKAARLASYYNGSWYVLYVETPKESPNKIALDKQRHLINNFKLATQLGAEVIKIESSNITDAMLKIVEQKDITTVCIGKPHFNLFKVILSTTIFRRLLNSLSKSKVDLVILS is encoded by the coding sequence ATGGAACAAGAAAAACAAAATAACGCCCAGCATTTCCTCGATTTAATTCAGAAATCGCGCAAAGGAAAGTTTAAAGTCTACATTGGCATGAGTGCCGGTGTAGGCAAAACTTTTCGTATGCTGCAAGAAGCGCATACTTTGGTGAAAAATGGAATTGATGTCAAAATTGGCTACATCGAAACCCATTTTCGAAAAGAAACACACGAATTATTAGAGGGTTTACCTATCATTCCGCGCAGAAGTATTTTCTATAAAGGAAAGCATTTGGAGGAAATGGATGTGCAAGCCATTATCAATTTGCGTCCTGAAGTAGTCATTGTTGATGAACTCGCACACACCAATATTGAAGGCAGCAAAAATGAAAAACGTTGGCAAGATGTTTTGGAAATTCTGGAAGCCGGAATCAATGTGATTTCTGCTGTAAATATTCAGCATATTGAGAGTTTGAATGAAGATGTAAAGCGCATCACCGGTGTTGATGTCCAAGAACGCGTTCCCGATAACGTATTGCGACAAGCTGATGAAGTGGTGAACATCGATTTGACTTCTGAGGATTTAATTACGCGTTTGAAAGAAGGCAAAATTTACACGCAAGATAAAATCCAAATGGCGCTAACCAATTTTTTTAAAGCCGATCAAATTCTGCAATTGCGTGAATTGGCTTTGAAAGAAGTAGCGAGCCAAGTGGTTCGAAAAGTTGAAAATGAAGTGCCGAAAAACGTTGCATTAAGACATGAAAAAGTATTGGCATGCATTAGTAGCAATGATAAAACAGCTAAAATTGTCATCAGGAAAGCAGCAAGATTGGCGAGTTATTACAACGGAAGCTGGTATGTTTTGTATGTGGAAACGCCAAAGGAAAGTCCGAATAAAATTGCACTCGACAAACAGCGTCATTTGATTAATAACTTCAAATTGGCCACACAATTAGGAGCCGAAGTGATTAAGATTGAAAGTTCCAATATCACCGATGCGATGTTAAAAATTGTGGAGCAAAAAGACATTACTACCGTTTGTATTGGCAAACCCCATTTCAATTTATTTAAAGTAATTTTGTCCACTACTATTTTTAGAAGACTATTGAATAGTTTGTCTAAATCGAAAGTGGATTTAGTGATTTTATCATGA